A region of the Pseudomonas sp. J452 genome:
TCGGTACGCGCCGTGTCATTCAGGGCTGGGATTTGGGGCTGATGGGTATGCGCGTGGGCGGCAAGCGCAAGCTGTGGGTGCCGGCGCATCTGGGCTATGGCGAACGCCAGGTGGGTTCGATTCCGCCGAACGCCAACCTGGTCTTCGAGATCGAGTTGCTGGAAGTGCTGACTCGCGACGATTGATCGGCGCCATGGGCCACTCCGCCGCGTGCGGGGAACTCAGCGCTCGTTGAGCGCGAAGGCCGTCAGGCAGAAGGTGGGGATGCCACTGTCGTGGAGTTTCTGCGAACCGCCCAGCTCGGGCAGGTCGATGATCGCGGCGGCTTCGTGCACTGTGGCGCCCATGCGCCGGACCAGGCGGGCGGCGGCGAGCAGGGTGCCGCCGGTGGCGATCAGGTCATCGAAAATCAGCACCGAGTCGCCTTCGCACAGGCTGTCGGCATGCACTTCCAGCAGCGCCTCGCCATATTCGGTCTGGTAGCTTTCGGCGAGCACGTCGGCGGGCAGCTTGCCCTGTTTGCGGAACAGGATCAGCGGCTTGTTCAGTTCGTAGGCGATGATCGAACCGATCAAAAAGCCCCGGGCATCCATGGCAGCGATGTGGCTGAACTCGCTCTCCACATAACGCTGGATGAAGCTGTCGGCAACCAGGCGCAGGGCGCGGGGCGACTGGAACAGCGGGGTGATATCGCGAAACACCACACCCGGCTTGGGGAAGTCGGGCACAGGGCGAATCAGGGACTTGATGCTGAATTCGTCGAACATCATCGCGGTACTCCAGGCGCTATGGGCAGCGAATTATCAGCGATCCATGTTGCCGCCGGCCAGTGCACACAGTTCGATCGGATCGAGAATGTGCACTTCCTTGCCTTCTGCAGCGAGCAGGCCGTTCTGCTGGAAGCGAGTGAACACGCGTGACACGGTTTCCACCGCCAGGCCCAGGTAGTTGCCGACCTCGTTGCGCGACATGGCCAGGCGGAACTGGTTGGCGGAGAAGCCCCGCGCGCGGAAGCGCGCGGACAGGTTGACCAGGAAGGTGGCGATGCGTTCGTCGGCGGTCTTTTTCGACAGCAGCATCATCATCTGCTGATCGTCACGGATTTCCCGGCTCATCACCCGCATCAGCTGGCGACGCAGCTGGGGCAGTTGGACGGACAGCTCGTCCAGACGTTCGAAGGGAATCTCGCAGACCGAAGTGGTTTCCAGGGCCTGGGCCGAAACCGGGTAGAGCTCGGTATCCATGCCGGAAAGGCCGACCAGCTCACTGGGCAAATGGAAGCCGGTGATCTGCTCTTCACCGCCGTCAGACAGGCTGAAGGTCTTCAGCGCGCCGGCACGCACGGCGAACACGGAGGCAAAGGTATCGCCTTGGCGAAAGAGGAATTCGCCTTTCTTCAGCGGTCGTCCGCGTTTGACGATTTCGTCGAGGGAGTCCATGTCCTCGAGATTGAGTGACAGCGGCAGGCACAGCGCTGCCAGGCTGCAATCCTTGCAATGGGCCTGGTGCGGCGTGTGCACCTTGATGGATTCGGACATCTCGGAGATCCCTGCTGGCTAAACACCTATAAAGCGCAAGGGTAACGCAGGGGCGGGTTGGCTGGCCAGCCCTTGACCGGGTGTTCAAGTTTTTCGGCGGTCGGCCGACAAGGCCGTTGAGTACAGCTGCAGGGCAAGTTCATGTTACGGATCGATGTGGGTGGCCTGACGGAGCGCCTGAGCCTGGGCATCCAGCGCCAGGTGGCGCGGAACAATGGCGAAGCGGCGGATGCCGAGGCAGTGGCCGATGGCTTGCGCGTGAGCCTTTCGGAACTGGGAAGGGTACGTTCGAGCACGAAGAACGCGGATATCGACGAGAGCAACCTGCCGGACAGCGTCAAGGAACTGCTCAGGCTGATCCGTGCGTTGAAGCAGCAGATCGCCGAGAAGCAGGCCGAGCTGGAGGCGCTGATGGCCGAACCAGGGCTGGCTCCTGAGATCCGCCAGTTGCGCGTCGAGGCGCTGCGCAGTGAGCTTGCTTCATTGCAAGGGGCACTCAGCAGCGCCAGTGCCAACCTGCTCAAGGCCATGCGCGAAGCCGGCTTGAGTGACGAGCAGATGCAGACGGCGGCCGGGCTGGCACTGGGCTGAGATCCGGCAAGTAATTCCTGCACTTTTGCCGCGGACATGGTCGTGGTAGCCCGGATGCAATCCGGGATAGGCATGCCCCGGATTTCATTCGGGCTACAGACGGCGATCTTCAGATAACTCGCGAGAAACGCTGCAGGTTCTGCTGCTCCAGGTAGCGGTCGAACAGCATGCACACCGCGCGCACCAGCAGTCGGCCAGCTGGGCGGACATCGATACCGCTGTCACTGAGGTCGATTAGGCCGTCGCGTGCCTGTTGCTGCAGCTGCGGCCAGAGCGGGGCGAAGTAACTACGGAAGTCGATGTTGAACTGCGCTTCGATGGTGGTGAAATCCAACTGGAACTCACAGATCAGTTGCTGGATCACGGCGCGGCGGATGCGGTCGTCTTGGTTGCACTGCAGGCCGCGCAGGGTGGCGAGCTGGTCGTTGTCGATACTTTGCTGATAGTTGCCCAGGTCGCTGCTGTTCTGGCAGTACAGATCGCCGATCTGGCTGATGGCCGAGACGCCAAGGCCGATCAGATCGCAGTGGCCATGGGTGGTGTAGCCCTGGAAGTTGCGCTGCAGGGTGCCGTCTTCCTGGGCGGTGGCCAGTTCGTCGTCGGGCAGGGCGAAGTGGTCCATGCCGATGTAGCGATAGCCGGCGGCGGTCAGCTGCTCGATGCTGCCCTGCAGCATGGCCAGCTTGTCCGCCGGGCTGGGCAGGTCCTCGCTGTTGATGCGTCGCTGCGGCATGAAGCGTTCCGGCAGGTGGGCGTAGTTGAACACCGACAGGCGATCCGGTTGCAGGGCGATGACTTCGGCCACGGTGCGGGCGAAGCTTTGCGGGTTCTGCTTGGGCAGGCCGTAGATCAGGTCGATGTTCACCGAGCGGAATTGCAGGGTACGCGCCGCTTCGACGATGGCGCGGGTTTCTTCCAGGCTCTGCAGGCGGTTGATTGCCCGTTGCACGGCCGGGTCGAGATCCTGCACGCCGAGGCTGACGCGGTTGAAGCCCAGCTCACGGAGCAGGCCCATGGTCGACCAGTCGGCCTCGCGCGGATCGATCTCGATGCCGTAGTCGCCGCTGTCGTCATCCAGCAGGGTGAAGTGCTGGCGCAGATGGCCCATCAGTCGGCGCAGCTCGTCATGACTAAGAAAGGTCGGGGTGCCGCCGCCGAAATGCAGTTGCTCGACCACCTGCTGCTGGTCCAGATGACAGGCGATGCTGGAGATTTCCTTCTCCAGGCGCTCCAGATAAGGCAGGGCGCGGCCGCGATCCTTGGTGATGACTTTGTTGCAGGCGCAGTAGTAGCAGATGTTCGCGCAGAACGGCACATGCACGTAAAGCGATAGCGGGCGTAGGGCTTTGCGGCTGTCGCGCAGCGCATGCAGCAGGTCGAACGAGCCGACCTCGTTATGCAGTTGCACGGCGGTGGGATAGGAGGTGTAACGCGGGCCGGGCAGGTCATAACGCCGGATCAGGTCAGCGTCCCAGCGAATGGCGTCGAGCATACGATTGTCCCCGGATAGGCAAGCAGTGGTTGCGAGTCTAGGGAGGTGCGCGGTGGGTGATCTTGACCTGTATCAAGCTGGAGGAGCTTGCCGGGCTGCGTTGCGCCGTTCGAGAGCAGAGCGTGCGCCGACTAATGCCCCATCAGCCAGTGTTGATGCGGGCCGGGCAGGGTCCACAGGCCGAACAGGATCACCAGCAGGCCGCCGGCCATGCGCACGCCGCGCTTGCGCAGCAGGGCGGTCAGCCGTTCGGCGGCCAATCCGGTGGCCAACAGCACCGGCCAGGTGCCGAGGCCGAAGGCCAGCATCAGCAACCCGCTGTCCAGCGCCGAACCCTGGCTGGCCGCCCATAGCAGGGTGCTGTAGACCAGGCCACAGGGCAACCAGCCCCAGATGGCGCCGAGTAGCAGGGCGCGGGGCAGGCTGCTGACCGGCATCAGGCGCGTGGCGATGGGTTGCAGGTGGCGCCAGAGATGGCGGCCGAGGCCTTCGATGCGGGTCAGGCCGCTCCACCAGCCGGCCAGGTACAGGCCCATGGCGATCAGCAGCAGCGCGGCGATCACCCGCAACACCATGGCCGCCGGGCTGCTGGCCACGGCCCAGCCGGCCAGACCGATCAGCACGCCGGCAGTGGTGTAGCTGAGGATGCGGCCGAGGTTGTAGGCCAGCAGCAGGCGAAAACGCCGGGCCCGTTGTTCGGCGGGGATGGCCAGGGTCAGCGCGCCCATCAGGCCGCCACACATGCCCAGGCAATGACCGCCGCCGAGCAGGCCGAGGATCAGGGCGGAAACCAGCAGCGGGGCGAGTTCAAGCACGGGGTTCATCCTGCTCCGTCGGCTTGTCGGCTTCGGCGATGCCGGCCTGGTGCTGCGGGTCTTCGTCGTCGAACAGGATGCTGTGGGCCGGGCCGTCGAGGTCGTCGTACTGGCCGTTGTCCACCGCCCAGACGAACAGCCAGATGGCGAAGCCGACCAGGCCTACGGCAATCGGAATCAGGATGTAGATGGCGGACATGGGGTCTCCGGATACGGCTCAGACGTAGGGTGGATGTCGCTTTTTACATCCACCATTGCGGCGTTGTGGTGGATCGATGAAGCGCGATCCACCCTACGGACGGCTCAGGCGCAGGGCGTTGAGCACTACCAGCAGCGAGCTGACCGACATGCCGACCGCGGCCCACAGCGGAGTGACCATGCCCAGGGCAGCGAAGGGCAGCACCAGGCCATTGTACAGCGTTGCCCAGGCCAGGTTCTCGAGGATGATGCGCCGCGTACGGCGGGCCATGCTGAAGGCCTGCACCAGGCTGCCCAGGCGGTTGGACAGCAGCACGGCGTCGGCGCTGGTCTTGGCCAGGTCGGTGGCGCTGCCCATGGCCACGCTGATGTCGGCGCCGGCCAGCACCGGCACGTCGTTGACCCCATCGCCGAGCATCAGCACGCGGTGGCCGGCCTGCTGCAGCTGTTTCAGCACGGCCAGCTTGGCGTCCGGGGTGAGGCCGCCGCGGGCGTCGTCGATACCCAGCTGGCGCGCCACTTCGCCAACCATCGGTGAGCTGTCACCGGACAACAGGATGATCTGCCAGCCCTGCGTGCGGCAGGCCTCCAGTAACTGCGGAGCATCATCACGCAGGCGGTCGCCGAGGACGAACCAGGCCAGCGGGCCGCGCTCGTCACCGAGCAGCAACCACTGGCCGTGCTCGCCGGGAATTGCCGGCGCGCTGCGCCCTGATAGCGCGGCGACATAGGCCGGCTGGCCGATACGCAGGCGGCGCCCGTCGACCACGCCTTGCAGGCCCTGGCCGGGTTCGCTGGCGAGCTGTTCGGCGCCTTGCGTGCAGTGACCGAAGGCACGGGCGATGGGGTGTTCGGAACCATGTTCGAGGGCCGCTGCCAGGGCCAGGCAGGCGTCGCCATCCAGCTCGCGCAGGGTCTCGATGCGTTCCAGGGTCAGGCGTCCTTCGCTGAGCGTGCCGGTCTTGTCGACGATCAACGTGTCGATCTGCTTGAGGCCTTCCAGTACATGGCCGCGGGTCAGCAGCAGGCCGAGCTTGTGCAGGCTGCCGGTGGCGGTGGTCAGCGCGGTCGGCGTGGCCAGTGAGAGGGCGCAGGGACAGGTGGCGACCAGTAGGGCGAGGACGATCCAGAAGGCGCGGTCGCTGTCGATCTGCCACCAGACCAGGCCGACGATGGCGGCCACGCCGAGGACGATCAGCAGGAACCACTGCGCGACCCGGTCGGCCAGCTCAGCGATGCGCGGCTTGTCGGTCTGGGCGCGTTCCAGCAGACGGACGATGGCAGACAGCCGGGTGTCGGCACCGAGGGCGCTGATCTGCAGGGTCAGCGGGCCCTCGACGTTGAGGGTGCCGGCGGTCACCGCATCGCCGATGCCGCGTGGCAGCGGCAGGTATTCGCCGGTGAGCAGCGATTCGTCGACGCTGGATTGGCCGGCGACGATATGTCCGTCGGCCGGCAGCAGCGCGCCCGGTGGCACCAGCACGCGGTCGCCGACCTGCAGCTCGCGCAGCAGCACGCGCTCGC
Encoded here:
- a CDS encoding FKBP-type peptidyl-prolyl cis-trans isomerase, giving the protein MSNELQVEDIQLGDGKAVVKGALITTQYRGWLEDGSSFDSSYERGKPFQCVIGTRRVIQGWDLGLMGMRVGGKRKLWVPAHLGYGERQVGSIPPNANLVFEIELLEVLTRDD
- a CDS encoding adenine phosphoribosyltransferase; this translates as MMFDEFSIKSLIRPVPDFPKPGVVFRDITPLFQSPRALRLVADSFIQRYVESEFSHIAAMDARGFLIGSIIAYELNKPLILFRKQGKLPADVLAESYQTEYGEALLEVHADSLCEGDSVLIFDDLIATGGTLLAAARLVRRMGATVHEAAAIIDLPELGGSQKLHDSGIPTFCLTAFALNER
- the fnr gene encoding fumarate/nitrate reduction transcriptional regulator Fnr; protein product: MSESIKVHTPHQAHCKDCSLAALCLPLSLNLEDMDSLDEIVKRGRPLKKGEFLFRQGDTFASVFAVRAGALKTFSLSDGGEEQITGFHLPSELVGLSGMDTELYPVSAQALETTSVCEIPFERLDELSVQLPQLRRQLMRVMSREIRDDQQMMMLLSKKTADERIATFLVNLSARFRARGFSANQFRLAMSRNEVGNYLGLAVETVSRVFTRFQQNGLLAAEGKEVHILDPIELCALAGGNMDR
- the hemN gene encoding oxygen-independent coproporphyrinogen III oxidase codes for the protein MLDAIRWDADLIRRYDLPGPRYTSYPTAVQLHNEVGSFDLLHALRDSRKALRPLSLYVHVPFCANICYYCACNKVITKDRGRALPYLERLEKEISSIACHLDQQQVVEQLHFGGGTPTFLSHDELRRLMGHLRQHFTLLDDDSGDYGIEIDPREADWSTMGLLRELGFNRVSLGVQDLDPAVQRAINRLQSLEETRAIVEAARTLQFRSVNIDLIYGLPKQNPQSFARTVAEVIALQPDRLSVFNYAHLPERFMPQRRINSEDLPSPADKLAMLQGSIEQLTAAGYRYIGMDHFALPDDELATAQEDGTLQRNFQGYTTHGHCDLIGLGVSAISQIGDLYCQNSSDLGNYQQSIDNDQLATLRGLQCNQDDRIRRAVIQQLICEFQLDFTTIEAQFNIDFRSYFAPLWPQLQQQARDGLIDLSDSGIDVRPAGRLLVRAVCMLFDRYLEQQNLQRFSRVI
- a CDS encoding sulfite exporter TauE/SafE family protein, which gives rise to MLELAPLLVSALILGLLGGGHCLGMCGGLMGALTLAIPAEQRARRFRLLLAYNLGRILSYTTAGVLIGLAGWAVASSPAAMVLRVIAALLLIAMGLYLAGWWSGLTRIEGLGRHLWRHLQPIATRLMPVSSLPRALLLGAIWGWLPCGLVYSTLLWAASQGSALDSGLLMLAFGLGTWPVLLATGLAAERLTALLRKRGVRMAGGLLVILFGLWTLPGPHQHWLMGH
- the ccoS gene encoding cbb3-type cytochrome oxidase assembly protein CcoS — protein: MSAIYILIPIAVGLVGFAIWLFVWAVDNGQYDDLDGPAHSILFDDEDPQHQAGIAEADKPTEQDEPRA
- a CDS encoding heavy metal translocating P-type ATPase, yielding MSSSPLPCYHCGLPVPAGSRFEARVLGAPRALCCPGCQAVAEAIVAGGLENYYRHRSDNAVNPQALPKALPDELELYDREEVQQDFVQHQGELSETSLLIEGISCAACGWLIEKHLRTLPGVAEARLNLSNHRLTLRWADSLLPLSQLLKELRSIGYAGHPWQDDEASTRLAAENRKSLRQIGVAGLLWMQVMMAAMATWPEFNVDLSPELDKILRWTSLFLTTPIVFYCCGQFFRGALRDLRTRHLTMDVSVSLAIGGAYVAGIWSTVTGIGELYFDAVGMFALFLLAGRYLERRARERTAAATAQLVSLLPPSCLRLDAEERSERVLLRELQVGDRVLVPPGALLPADGHIVAGQSSVDESLLTGEYLPLPRGIGDAVTAGTLNVEGPLTLQISALGADTRLSAIVRLLERAQTDKPRIAELADRVAQWFLLIVLGVAAIVGLVWWQIDSDRAFWIVLALLVATCPCALSLATPTALTTATGSLHKLGLLLTRGHVLEGLKQIDTLIVDKTGTLSEGRLTLERIETLRELDGDACLALAAALEHGSEHPIARAFGHCTQGAEQLASEPGQGLQGVVDGRRLRIGQPAYVAALSGRSAPAIPGEHGQWLLLGDERGPLAWFVLGDRLRDDAPQLLEACRTQGWQIILLSGDSSPMVGEVARQLGIDDARGGLTPDAKLAVLKQLQQAGHRVLMLGDGVNDVPVLAGADISVAMGSATDLAKTSADAVLLSNRLGSLVQAFSMARRTRRIILENLAWATLYNGLVLPFAALGMVTPLWAAVGMSVSSLLVVLNALRLSRP